The bacterium sequence GCCTGAGGTTCGCCAGCGCATCGCGAACCTTCGGGCCGCTGAGCGTCCCGGCGTTCGAGATGCCGGCGAGCAGCGCGCGCGCCGTCTCGAACGACAGCGCCTGGAACCAATCCGGCACCGCCTTGTATTCCTTCGTGTATCGCTCGGTGAACAGCTGCGACGCCGGGTCCTTGAGCGCGGGGGTCCACCACAGACCCGCGATCAGGTAGTCCGCGCCCGAACCGAGCGCCTGGCGTCCCTTCTGGTCCGGCCCGCGCGCGCCGTACGAGACGAACTGGTGGTAGAGGCCGGCCTGCAGATACTGGCGATGCATCGTGATGAAGTCGGGCAGGTGCGCGTCGGAGAGAAACGCCTGCGCGTTCGACGCCTTGACCTGCTGGAGCAGCGGCGAGAAGTCGCTGCCGTTCAGCTGGAATGACTGGTTGAGCACGACCCGGTAGAGATCGGGATGCGCCTTCGCCGCGTCGGTGACCGCGTCGATGTAGTCTTTGCCGTGGTCCGTGTTCTCCCAGACCACCGCCATCGTCAGCGGCTTCGGCAGCTTGCCGGCGGCTTGCTGCGCCGCGACGAACTCCATCGTGATCTTGCCGAGATCGTACACCGTCGCGAGCGTGCCGAAGATGTACTTGTAGCCGCGCTTGAAGATCTCCGACGCCGCGCCGCCCCCCTCGACGTAGGGGATCTTGTACTGGTCGGGCACGACTTCCTGAGCCTCAACCAACGATGTGTCGTAGCCGCCGAGGAGAAAATTGACGTGCTGGTCCGTAACGAGCTTCTCGACGAGGCTGCGGGACCGCGTACCGTCGCTCCCGTCGTCGAGGATGATCAGGGTGACGTGATACTTCTGGCCGCCGACCTGAAGGCCGCCGGCCTTGTTCACGTCGTCGATCGCCATCGTGTAGCCTTGCTTAAAGTACCCGCCGGACGAACCGAAGGCGCCGGTCAGCGGCAGCACGGTGCCGATCTTGATCTCCGGCATCGCCGCCGGCCGGCCCGGTGTGACGAGCGCGATTACGAGCGCGGGTACGGCGACCGCCGCCGCCACTGCACGGACGAACAATCGGATCCCCATCGCTGGTTCCCCCAATCCCCCGCTGGGCCGTAAAGTACGTGCCCGCGAGACGAGCGCGCCGGCTATCCTTCGGTCGGCCCGGAGAACCTCCTCCCGACGCGGCGCGCGGCCCGGGCGCGCGCCGCTGGAGGACCGCTCTCGCGCCGCGACGAACCCCGACCGCCGTGGGTGTTGCGGTGCTCCGCGGCGTGCTCGCCGGCGTGCTGTGCGCGGGCATCCTCAGCCTCGCGGCGATCACCGCCGGACGGGGATTCTGGAAGCCGCCCGTTCGGGCCGCCGAGCCGCGGCGCATCGAGGTGACCCTCGGCACGAACGTGATCGATCCCGCCGTCATGCTGCTGCTTCCCGGCCGCGTCCGCTTCGTCGTGCGGAACGCGTCCGGCGCTCCCCGCGTCTTCAGTGTCACGGGTCCGGGCCTGCGCGCGGAGACGAATATCGTCGACGACGGCGCCGCCGGCACCCTTGACGTCACCTTTATGCGGCCGGGCACGTACGCGGCGAGCGACGGCCGCGGCCCCGAAGTGGAGGAAGCGATTCAGGTGCGAGAGCCGTGAACGAGCCCGTGCGCGTGTTGTTCTGCACGTCGGAGGCGGTCCCGTTCGC is a genomic window containing:
- a CDS encoding amino acid ABC transporter substrate-binding protein; the encoded protein is MGIRLFVRAVAAAVAVPALVIALVTPGRPAAMPEIKIGTVLPLTGAFGSSGGYFKQGYTMAIDDVNKAGGLQVGGQKYHVTLIILDDGSDGTRSRSLVEKLVTDQHVNFLLGGYDTSLVEAQEVVPDQYKIPYVEGGGAASEIFKRGYKYIFGTLATVYDLGKITMEFVAAQQAAGKLPKPLTMAVVWENTDHGKDYIDAVTDAAKAHPDLYRVVLNQSFQLNGSDFSPLLQQVKASNAQAFLSDAHLPDFITMHRQYLQAGLYHQFVSYGARGPDQKGRQALGSGADYLIAGLWWTPALKDPASQLFTERYTKEYKAVPDWFQALSFETARALLAGISNAGTLSGPKVRDALANLRLASMLPGGVIKFQPNGQVATPYVMVQNTPGNTVRIIWPSNMPETRAATLPMPRP